From one bacterium Scap17 genomic stretch:
- the rpmE gene encoding 50S ribosomal protein L31, with translation MKQGIHPDYQRQTATCSCGAQHEIGTTSKQAFALDVCSECHPFYTGKQKQATTGGRVERFNKRFGAAIKR, from the coding sequence ATGAAACAGGGTATCCATCCGGACTACCAGCGCCAGACCGCAACTTGCTCCTGCGGCGCGCAGCACGAAATCGGTACCACTTCCAAGCAGGCTTTCGCGCTTGACGTGTGCTCCGAGTGCCACCCGTTCTACACCGGCAAGCAGAAGCAGGCTACCACCGGTGGTCGCGTCGAGCGCTTCAACAAGCGTTTCGGTGCTGCCATCAAGCGCTGA